In the Gossypium raimondii isolate GPD5lz chromosome 9, ASM2569854v1, whole genome shotgun sequence genome, one interval contains:
- the LOC105798540 gene encoding ACT domain-containing protein ACR6, with translation MYAYFCCRVVIDNNACEDATVIQVDSVNKHGILLEVVQVLTDMNLTITKAYISFDGGWFMVVYNVVDNDGNKIRDKEVMDYIQSES, from the exons ATGTATGCTTATTTTTGTTGCAGAGTTGTGATTGACAACAATGCTTGTGAGGATGCCACTGTTATCCAG GTTGACAGTGTCAACAAACATGGGATTCTCCTGGAAGTTGTCCAAGTGCTTACAGATATGAATCTTACAATAACAAAGGCATACATATCATTTGATGGAGGATGGTTTATGGTTg TCTATAATGTTGTTGACAATGATGGCAACAAAATTAGAGATAAGGAAGTTATGGACTATATTCAGAGT GAAAGCTAG